CATACACGGTCATGCATAGTTCCTTTTATAATAACACATATCGAATGGCTGTTTAGGAAGCGTGCCCGTTGCCATTTTGCTCAAGTTTGAATCTTCCAACCAACGTTTTAAGTACGGATGTTTGCGTTACCAAAGCTTCCGTCGTTTGATCGATGTGTTTGACGCCATCGGCTGTGCTCTTGGTAATCGTGGCAATATTTTCGATGTTCTTGGAAATTTCTTCAGCCGTGTGACTTTGTTCCTGCGCCGATACCGAGATATTCGTAATCATTTCCATAACCTGATTATTCGCTTGCAAGATATCTTGCAGGGCTTCTGCCGTCTTGCCTCCCAATTCCTGTCCTTTATCGACTTCTCTCGTACCGCGTTCCATCGCGCGAATGGCATTAGCCATAGCGTGCTGGATCGACTCGATCATGTGCGAAATTTCAGTCGTTGATTGCGAAGTTCTTTCAGCTAATTTTTTCACTTCATCGGCAACTACGGCAAATCCTTTACCGTATTCGCCTGCCGTAGCGGCTTCGATTGAAGCATTAAGTGAGAGTAAATTAATTTGATCGGTTATATCGTTGATCACTTCGACAACTTTGCTGATTTCAGCAACCGTTTTACCCAATTCGAGAATCGTTTTGGCCGAGTCGCTTACGACGGACGAAATTCGCTGAAGGCCTTGAACCGTATCGTCGACGACCTCACGGCCGCGTTTAGCCGCATCGTGCGCTTGTTTGGAAATATTAACGGCATCGGATGTATTGGAGGAAGTCTGCACGATCGTCGCGGACATTTCTTCCGCTGCTACCGCCACCAGCGTGGCCTGATTGGACTGTTTATCAGCGCCATCCGCAACCGTCGTCGTTGTCGAACTGATGACTTCGACTGAACTGCCGATTTGAGTGGAAGCCTTTTGAACCTGGCGAATCAAGTCCTGCAGCTTGTCGACGAATAAATTGAACATCTGCGCCAGTTCACCGACTTCATCTTTGCTTTTAATATCGAGACGTTTCGTCAAATCGCCTTCACCCTCTGCAATGTCACGCAGGCGTTCGACAATCGTTGAAATCGGTTTTGCAAAAACATTGCTGAAAGCATACGCGCCGCCTAACCCGGCGGATACCGTCACAATCAATAAGCCGATGCTGAAAAATATATCCGAACGCAATTGCGACGTGATCGGATCGTTCGAGGCCGCCATCACGAGCGTTCCAATTTCATTGCCGACGCTGTTTTTGACCGAACGTACAATACAGGTCATATCCGGCCCGTCAAACAACCAATCCGGTTTTCCGGATTT
This is a stretch of genomic DNA from bacterium. It encodes these proteins:
- a CDS encoding methyl-accepting chemotaxis protein, which produces MLLNFNDLKLRAKFMIGIASFAAFFMFVVTLIFTIKMYEASVANQEIFLEKQADITAQSIGPGLDFGDKASVMDAFAPIRGSLEFILVYDTHEETFASHFRQGLEAQQVEGLIKANTELWRKSGKPDWLFDGPDMTCIVRSVKNSVGNEIGTLVMAASNDPITSQLRSDIFFSIGLLIVTVSAGLGGAYAFSNVFAKPISTIVERLRDIAEGEGDLTKRLDIKSKDEVGELAQMFNLFVDKLQDLIRQVQKASTQIGSSVEVISSTTTTVADGADKQSNQATLVAVAAEEMSATIVQTSSNTSDAVNISKQAHDAAKRGREVVDDTVQGLQRISSVVSDSAKTILELGKTVAEISKVVEVINDITDQINLLSLNASIEAATAGEYGKGFAVVADEVKKLAERTSQSTTEISHMIESIQHAMANAIRAMERGTREVDKGQELGGKTAEALQDILQANNQVMEMITNISVSAQEQSHTAEEISKNIENIATITKSTADGVKHIDQTTEALVTQTSVLKTLVGRFKLEQNGNGHAS